A genomic stretch from Asterias rubens chromosome 7, eAstRub1.3, whole genome shotgun sequence includes:
- the LOC117292497 gene encoding dual specificity mitogen-activated protein kinase kinase 6-like produces the protein MAGRRLKFNPGLKLLPIKVDTTQTDHAKPPGNLDNKATLSISGKGEVEVSADDLVEQIKLGEGAYGVVHKVMHAPSGTLMAVKKIRAQVNKLEDTRILMDMDVAMRSSDCQWTVEFYGALFQEGDVLICMEVMDTCLEKFYKEVKVRNTFIPENIVSRIAFSIVSALHYLQTNLKVMHRDVKPSNVLVNRNGMIKMCDFGISGRLVDSVAKTIEAGSKPYMAPERIDPDITGNAKGYDVKSDVWSLGITMFELATNEFPYEKWGTPFAQLRQVVKEPSPKLPGGRFSAQLEDFVDQCLKKKYTERPTYTRLMRHPLIKNHETVTDKDVAEYVTSILDSPK, from the exons ATGGCAG GGAGAAGATTGAAATTTAACCCTGGCTTAAAGTTATTGCCCATCAAAGTAGACACGACACAGACAGATCACGCTAA ACCACCGGGCAACCTAGACAACAAAGCTACACTCAGTATCAGCGGGAAGGGGGAGGTTGAAGTATCAGCAGATGATCTCGTTGAACAGATCAAGCTGGGCGAGGGGGCATATGGAGTCGTTCACAAGGTCATGCACGCCCCGAGCGGCACACTAATGGCCGTCAAG AAAATACGAGCTCAGGTCAACAAACTTGAAGACACGCGCATCTTGATGGACATGGACGTTGCTATGAGAAGCTCTGATTGTCAGTGGACAGTAGAGTTCTATGGAGCCTTATTCCAAGAG GGTGATGTGTTAATCTGCATGGAGGTTATGGACACGTGTCTGGAGAAGTTTTACAAGGAAGTCAAAGTCAGAAATACCTTTATACCGGAAAATATAGTCAGCCGAATAGCATTCTCG ATTGTCAGTGCCCTCCACTACCTCCAGACCAACTTAAAAGTCATGCATCGAGACGTTAAGCCCTCCAACGTTCTTGTCAACCGCAATGGAATGATAAAGATGTGCGATTTCGGCATCAGTGGTCGCCTCGTTGACTCGGTTGCCAAGACGATAGAAGCCGGAAGTAAACCATATATGGCG CCGGAGAGAATCGATCCTGATATTACTGGTAATGCTAAAGGATATGATGTCAAGTCAGATGTATGGAGTTTAGGAATAACAATG TTTGAGCTAGCAACAAATGAGTTTCCATATGAGAAGTGGGGGACGCCGTTTGCTCAACTGAGACAAGTGGTGAAGGAACCCTCACCGAAGCTACCTGGAGGGAGGTTCTCAGCACAACTAGAGGACTTTGTGGATCAGTG CCTAAAAAAGAAATACACAGAAAGACCAACATATACAAGACTAATG AGACATCCGCTTATCAAGAATCACGAAACTGTCACCGACAAGGATGTAGCTGAGTACGTCACAAGTATCCTAGATTCACCAAAATAA